Proteins from one Rosa chinensis cultivar Old Blush chromosome 7, RchiOBHm-V2, whole genome shotgun sequence genomic window:
- the LOC112180990 gene encoding uncharacterized protein LOC112180990, with the protein MMQRLCSKLRSLPLQSAHKTLPSLSSSSSWLRSSRPLHFASNSSHTWSSTSLFNAHSPTQPSLLLASLRSSTFPISMVQVRHVSSSERKKRRKPMTPVTSKIKKYKIKGYSSYKSRFKLLNDGTIRRWREGKRHNAHLKSKISKRRLRLPALVHPAYAKVMKKLNFCA; encoded by the exons ATGATGCAGCGATTATGCTCCAAGCTTCGCTCTTTACCCTTACAATCAGCCCACAAGACTCTAccatctctctcctcttcctcttcctggcTTCGATCTTCTCGCCCTCTTCATTTCGCTTCAAATAGCAGCCACACATGGAGCTCAACGTCCCTCTTCAATGCCCATTCACCAACCCAACCTTCACTGCTCCTCGCCTCTCTTCGCTCTTCAACATTTCCCATCTCA ATGGTTCAAGTGCGGCATGTTTCGTCAAGCGAGCGTAAGAAGAGGAGAAAGCCAATGACACCAGTTACTTCCAAgataaagaaatacaaaatcaaGGGTTACTC GTCTTACAAGTCCCGGTTTAAGTTGTTGAATGATGGCACTATTCGACGCTGGAGGGAGGGCAAGCGGCACAATGCACATTTGAAG TCGAAGATATCCAAGCGTAGACTGAGACTACCTGCCCTCGTCCATCCTGCTTATGCCAAAGTGATGAAGAAGCTCAATTTTTGTGCTTGA